tctgcAAACTCACCATGTTGGCTTCTAAGGTGGCTGTAAAAGTGCAGTTTGTTTCTTCATACCCAAAAGATGAATAAGCAGCTGGTTTCCTTTCCGCCCCTGTTGCTTTTTGATGTCTTAACACCCAGCAAATCACCTTGAAGAGCTCTGCTCTTACTGGCCAAAGCTGATTAGAATCCAACGAGGATCAGGGCTCAGTTGGGTGATGGTGTTTGTAGTCTAAGAGTTATTTAAGaatctcattttcattttgtcaaatacaatatatttacagGACTGTTTTGGTCCAGTGACATTGATGCACACATCCTTTCAGTTCTGCAGTCATAACACAAATGCAACTGTGGAAAAAGGGTGAAAATGTAAAGAAgtctagtttaaaaaaaaagaaattctatACTAAtttgacaaagaaaacacaatatgCCATAAACTGTATGAGTACAGAGACTGCTTTTTAACCCCAACTATGGCTGATATTGAACacttgtaaatatgtctgtacATTCATACATCAAAGTCCTTTGGGAAACAGGGGATATGAATCAGGTTTGGACTTACTCTATGATGGTGCAGACAGAGCAGCAGTGGCTAGAACAGCAGGAACACTGTCGTGTGCAGGAGGGACAGGCTAGGCGATCACATTGGGAGCATGGTGTCCTGGACCCCTGGCttttctgacacacacagcagcatgtAAGAGCCACTGGTGAACCTATAATCAAAGCACACATACAGCCCACTGGATGAGCATTTgacacaagaaaaaacaaacaaactgagcATCAAAATTCGAGACAGTCCTGACATCTGCTGGTGAAAAGCATGAACTGAATTAACCATGAACTTTTGGCCTCTAGTCAATTTACTtcttgcacatttaaagaagtgatcCTTCTTTGGTCCagttttcaaatgaaataaaaaccaTGTGCTTTGTGGCCCTCAGTACCCAATGATTATTATGAATCAGAAACATGTGACCCAGTAAAAATGAGGATATGTGACCACATGCATTTGAAGAGATCCAAATCAAGTTTGTTTACAGTTTCTTTAgtattagaaaaaaacatatatgctGGAATTGTGTTGGAAGGATAGTAATAGTTTGGACTTTTGAACTAAAAATACTGTAAGATAGCCTCTTGTATTTTCTTATATTAGCTTCAGTTGAATGTTgaccatatttttttttattgtaacctGAAGGTTTGAAACGTCATCATTTAACTTTAGTGACATGGAGTAAACGTGGAGGTTCTCTTCAATGTCAGTTTTCTGATGATCTTGCACCAACTTTGTGTACAATTActcttacattttttatttacacataaaAAGAACTGGATGTTGTACCCAtcacatacatttaaattgcTCAAGGAAGGGATCACTGATAACCTTCCAATAACAGTATTTTATTAAGATCAATCCCATGTTTTTCCTACTACTATTGTCCGTCATAGACTGGATCTGTGGTCTTTGAGAAACATGATAAGCTCCTGTCATTTGACACAGGATAGATTTGTCACGCTAATCCTTCAGTGTCGTCATTTACCTGCCCGTCCGTTTGGGCTCACCTTGTGCAGCGTTGGCTCGCGTCAGTCTCCCGTCATGTGCGATCAGTGTCTGTCCTCTGAGCAGTGACTGGCTGCATGCAGGAGTCTCCACTTGGCCAGCGGACCTCTCCTCTCCAGTCCATACTGTGCCCATCACAACCTTAGCACCGTTGAAGAGCAAGTTTTTTGTctttgctgtgaaaaaaaaaaaaaaagacccattCTTAAGTGAAATGACACGTGATTGACTCCGCTGATCTCCGGGGCTCCCAAGAAGCTGATGTTTACGAGTGTGA
The genomic region above belongs to Cyclopterus lumpus isolate fCycLum1 chromosome 22, fCycLum1.pri, whole genome shotgun sequence and contains:
- the siva1 gene encoding apoptosis regulatory protein Siva encodes the protein MPKRACPFPETFSSQYKIHVGQQELSNYSVFGNKYREEIYAKTKNLLFNGAKVVMGTVWTGEERSAGQVETPACSQSLLRGQTLIAHDGRLTRANAAQGSPVALTCCCVCQKSQGSRTPCSQCDRLACPSCTRQCSCCSSHCCSVCTIIDYSGQYDEVLCCSCST